Genomic DNA from Streptomyces sp. NBC_01571:
GCTGAGGGTGTGAGGCCCCCGCCGCCCGCCGCCCGCCGCTCGTCGCGCGTCCCGGTACGGCCGGGTCACGGGTGCACGACCGCCGGGGTCACGGGCGCTCGACGGTCGGGGCACGGGCGCTCGACGGTCGGTGTCGCGTCCGTACGCCACATCCGCACGTGACGCCAAATCCGTCCGTACGGTCACATCCGTCCGTACGCCACATCCGCACGTGACGTCACATCCGTCCGTACGCCACATCCGCACGTGACGTCACATCCGCACGTGACGTCACATCCGTCCGTACGGTCACATCCGTACGTGACGCTCGATGTCCTCCTCGAACTCGGTGAGGGCCTGCGCGGTGAGGGTCGGGCGGGTGTCGGCGACCGCCGCCAGGTAGTCCTCGGTTCCGGCCGGTGTGCCCCGGCGGTCGGTGATCTCGCGCTCGAACGCGGCCTGGGCACCCTTGCGGGCGGCGAACTCGATGTCGGCGGGCGTGAACATCTCACTCGCCGCCACCAGCCGGTGCAGCTCGACCCGGTCGGCGGCGGGCCCGAGATAGCGCCGCCAGATGGCTTCCCGGGCGGCCGGATCGGGAGGGCCGACCGGGATGACGTAGTCGAACCGCCCGGGCCGCAGGAACGCCGGATCCAGTGAGCGCACGGAGTTCGTGGCGCAGATCAGCAGCCGCTCGTCGTGGTCGCGGAAGCCGGGGATCAGTTTGAGCAGCTCGTTGGTGACACCGTGGCCGGGGTCGACGGCCAGACCGGACCGGGCGCCGGCGATCTCCTCGACCTCGTCGATGAACAGCACCACCGTCTCCAGTTCCGCCAGCTCGGCGAAGGTGTCCCGCAGCGACGCGGCGAGCCCCTCGGCGCCCGCGGCCAGCCGGGACGGGAAGAGCTCCACGAACGGCCACTCCAGCCGGGAGGCGACCGCCTTCGCGAAGCTGGTCTTCCCGGTGCCCGGAGGCCCGAAGAGGATGACCGCCTTCGGCGGCGCCACCCCGTACCGCTCGGCCAGCGCGGGCTCGGCCAGCGGCAGCACGATCCGCCGCTCGATGGCGTCCTTCTCCCGTTCCATCCCGGCGAGTGCGTGCCAGAGTCCCTGCGGCTGCAGCCTCCCGCCGAGTTCCGCGAGCAGACCCGCCTCGCCCGCGCCGAGATGCTCGACCTTCTCGTAGAAGACCAGCCCGGTGCGCACCCGGTAGCCGGAGTTCTCCAGCGCCGTCGTCCCGGTGGCCCCCGGGGCGAGCAGCGCCCCGATCCGCCGTACGTCCTGGGTCCGCAGCCGCCGTTCGAGTTCGCCGATCAGGGCGCTGCCGATGCCCCGGTCGCGCCACGCGGCGGAGAGCGCCACCAACGTGATCCAGGCCCGATCACCCCGGGCCTGTGCCACCGCCATGCCCACC
This window encodes:
- a CDS encoding ATP-binding protein — its product is MPTWRLRDFHDDDLDQAIQMWDQNRQADDAATVFPVSEVMAAARGGGPAVVAVAGNDMVVGMAVAQARGDRAWITLVALSAAWRDRGIGSALIGELERRLRTQDVRRIGALLAPGATGTTALENSGYRVRTGLVFYEKVEHLGAGEAGLLAELGGRLQPQGLWHALAGMEREKDAIERRIVLPLAEPALAERYGVAPPKAVILFGPPGTGKTSFAKAVASRLEWPFVELFPSRLAAGAEGLAASLRDTFAELAELETVVLFIDEVEEIAGARSGLAVDPGHGVTNELLKLIPGFRDHDERLLICATNSVRSLDPAFLRPGRFDYVIPVGPPDPAAREAIWRRYLGPAADRVELHRLVAASEMFTPADIEFAARKGAQAAFEREITDRRGTPAGTEDYLAAVADTRPTLTAQALTEFEEDIERHVRM